A part of Gemmatimonas groenlandica genomic DNA contains:
- the mutM gene encoding bifunctional DNA-formamidopyrimidine glycosylase/DNA-(apurinic or apyrimidinic site) lyase: MPELPETETIARDLDAMVCGATIVGVEVLKADVLREADAAGFAEALTGLTIAHVWRRAKLIVLDMRPRTAASHAAEPPWRVVVQPRFTGGMVVDEGSLSAADRAYVAVTLRLQDGRALHYRDVRRLGTVALMSPERFTNYSTALGAEPLDPQLGDAEFSGLVRESRQAIKVFLMDQKRLAGVGNIYANEALWLAGIDPSREARTLSEQESAELRAQLCAVLTASIAARGTSFRDYRDARGERGAFVEQLAAYGRAGEPCLACGRRLVGTHAIDGRSTVFCSHCQR, from the coding sequence TTGCCTGAACTTCCCGAAACGGAAACCATCGCGCGCGATCTCGACGCGATGGTGTGTGGTGCCACCATCGTCGGCGTCGAGGTGCTCAAGGCCGACGTGCTCCGCGAAGCCGACGCCGCGGGCTTTGCCGAGGCGCTGACCGGACTCACGATCGCACACGTCTGGCGCCGGGCCAAACTGATCGTGCTCGACATGCGTCCCCGAACGGCGGCGAGTCACGCCGCCGAGCCACCGTGGCGCGTGGTGGTGCAGCCACGCTTTACGGGCGGCATGGTGGTTGATGAGGGCTCGCTCTCGGCGGCCGATCGGGCCTACGTGGCCGTTACGCTCCGCCTGCAGGATGGTCGGGCCCTGCACTACCGCGATGTGCGGCGGCTGGGCACGGTGGCGCTCATGTCACCCGAACGTTTCACGAACTATTCGACCGCATTAGGTGCCGAACCTCTTGACCCGCAGCTCGGCGACGCCGAGTTTTCGGGACTTGTTCGGGAGTCGCGTCAAGCCATCAAAGTGTTTCTGATGGACCAGAAGCGACTTGCCGGCGTCGGCAACATCTACGCGAACGAGGCTCTGTGGCTGGCCGGGATCGATCCGTCGCGCGAAGCGCGCACACTCTCCGAGCAGGAAAGCGCGGAGCTGCGAGCGCAGCTCTGCGCCGTGTTGACGGCGTCCATTGCGGCCCGCGGCACGAGCTTCCGCGACTACCGGGATGCGCGCGGTGAACGAGGCGCTTTCGTCGAGCAGTTGGCCGCCTACGGTCGCGCCGGCGAGCCCTGTCTCGCCTGCGGCCGTCGTCTGGTCGGCACGCACGCGATCGACGGCCGCAGCACCGTCTTCTGCTCGCACTGCCAGCGGTAG
- the purD gene encoding phosphoribosylamine--glycine ligase: MKILLLGSGGREHALADALARENTTIDLVAGPGNPGIAQLARVVSVNASDPIEVAELAEREQVKLVVVGPEAPLAIGLVDHLQHIGVPVFGPTMGAAKVETSKADTKALMMAAGIPTARAETHKKSVDAKDAVRARFGVPVVIKASGLAAGKGVIICHTLREADAAIERVLEDKAFGEAGSECLVESFMTGEELSLFAVTDGYNVMPMIGAQDHKRLLDGDEGPNTGGMGAYTPVSFSTPSLVDDVTERIFLPTLHALRKRGTPFTGLLYAGLMLTEEGPKVVEFNCRFGDPETQAILPMLTSSLLDPMMTVAHGGRIGSLSPFTWRDGASVTTVVASQGYPDAPVTGQHITLPSFSDDLRVYHAGTARADDGSLRTSGGRVFAVTAMADTFADAQDASREAASRIEFEGAIFRGDIGWREAARLA, encoded by the coding sequence ATGAAAATCCTGCTCCTCGGCTCTGGCGGCCGCGAACATGCCCTCGCTGACGCACTCGCGCGCGAGAATACCACCATCGATCTCGTGGCCGGTCCGGGAAATCCAGGGATCGCGCAGTTGGCTCGTGTGGTCTCGGTGAATGCCTCCGACCCGATCGAAGTGGCGGAACTGGCCGAGCGCGAGCAGGTGAAGTTGGTGGTCGTCGGGCCCGAGGCGCCGTTGGCGATCGGTCTGGTGGATCATCTGCAGCACATCGGCGTGCCGGTGTTCGGGCCCACGATGGGTGCGGCCAAGGTGGAGACGTCGAAGGCCGACACGAAGGCGCTCATGATGGCCGCCGGCATTCCGACCGCGCGCGCCGAGACGCACAAAAAGTCGGTGGATGCGAAAGACGCGGTGCGTGCCCGCTTCGGCGTACCCGTGGTCATCAAGGCCAGCGGACTCGCCGCGGGAAAAGGCGTGATCATCTGTCACACGCTCAGGGAAGCCGACGCGGCGATCGAGCGCGTGCTCGAGGACAAAGCGTTCGGCGAGGCCGGTAGCGAGTGTCTCGTGGAGTCGTTCATGACCGGCGAAGAGCTGTCGCTGTTCGCGGTGACCGACGGCTACAACGTGATGCCGATGATCGGCGCGCAGGATCACAAGCGCTTGCTCGACGGCGACGAAGGCCCGAACACCGGTGGCATGGGAGCGTACACGCCCGTGTCGTTCTCCACACCATCGCTCGTAGACGACGTCACCGAACGCATCTTCCTGCCGACCCTGCACGCCCTGCGGAAGCGCGGCACGCCCTTTACGGGACTGCTGTACGCGGGCTTGATGCTCACGGAAGAAGGCCCGAAGGTCGTCGAGTTCAACTGTCGTTTCGGTGATCCCGAGACACAGGCGATCTTGCCGATGCTGACCAGCAGCCTGCTCGATCCCATGATGACCGTGGCCCATGGTGGCCGCATCGGCAGTCTGTCGCCGTTCACGTGGCGCGACGGCGCATCGGTGACCACGGTGGTCGCATCGCAAGGGTATCCCGATGCGCCCGTCACTGGCCAGCACATTACACTGCCGTCGTTCAGCGACGATTTGCGCGTGTATCACGCCGGCACCGCGCGCGCCGACGACGGCTCGCTCCGAACGAGCGGCGGTCGCGTATTCGCCGTCACGGCGATGGCCGATACCTTCGCCGACGCGCAGGACGCCAGCCGTGAGGCGGCGTCGCGCATCGAGTTCGAGGGGGCGATCTTTCGCGGCGACATCGGCTGGCGGGAAGCGGCGCGACTTGCCTGA
- a CDS encoding M48 family metallopeptidase, with amino-acid sequence MPATPLTQISSVTWEHPADRAALQTLRALPGFDEVVRKIASVFGERGVRNLFLGDAVLVGPTQRPALYALYQEALQALDWPNAGQPMPQLYVAQNPIATAGAVGFDQPFIVVNSGVLELLEPEEQRFILAQQLGHIMTGRTTYRTIALIVLFFGMSALPLLASIALLPFQLALLEWYRKSELSADRAGMLGTQDPRASLMTFLKLAGGRAYGDTIDLDAYLAQAAEYEVGGTAWDSVIKALNTALREHPFHTVRAGELQRWQQSGDYTRVVVGEYIRRGTEAERPLRDDLRDAKDYYADKAKAAAETVGDVINRAADAFRDAFKTAASAASMGDDMPPPPPPASPPPPPAPEPPAGV; translated from the coding sequence ATGCCCGCCACACCGCTTACGCAGATCTCGTCGGTCACTTGGGAACATCCGGCCGACCGAGCCGCCCTGCAGACGCTGCGCGCCCTCCCTGGATTTGACGAAGTGGTGCGCAAGATCGCCAGCGTGTTCGGCGAACGCGGCGTCCGCAATCTCTTCCTTGGCGACGCCGTCCTGGTCGGTCCGACCCAGCGCCCTGCGCTATACGCCCTCTATCAAGAGGCGCTTCAGGCACTCGACTGGCCAAACGCCGGGCAGCCCATGCCGCAGTTGTACGTGGCGCAGAACCCCATCGCCACGGCCGGCGCGGTCGGTTTCGATCAACCGTTCATTGTGGTCAACTCCGGCGTGCTTGAGTTGCTCGAGCCCGAGGAGCAGCGCTTCATTCTGGCACAGCAGCTCGGGCACATCATGACCGGGCGCACCACGTACCGCACGATCGCCCTGATCGTACTCTTCTTCGGCATGAGCGCGCTGCCGCTGCTGGCGTCGATCGCGCTACTGCCGTTCCAGCTCGCGCTGCTCGAGTGGTACCGCAAATCGGAACTCTCGGCGGACCGTGCGGGCATGCTCGGCACGCAGGACCCGCGCGCCAGCCTCATGACGTTCCTCAAGCTGGCCGGCGGACGCGCCTACGGCGACACGATTGACCTCGACGCCTATCTCGCCCAGGCCGCCGAATACGAAGTAGGCGGCACGGCCTGGGACAGCGTGATCAAGGCGCTCAATACGGCACTGCGCGAGCATCCCTTTCACACTGTGCGCGCCGGTGAACTGCAGCGTTGGCAGCAGTCGGGCGACTACACGCGCGTTGTCGTCGGTGAATACATCCGCCGCGGCACCGAAGCCGAGCGCCCGCTGCGCGATGATCTGCGCGACGCGAAGGATTACTACGCCGACAAGGCGAAGGCCGCCGCGGAGACCGTCGGTGACGTCATCAACCGTGCCGCCGACGCGTTCCGCGATGCGTTCAAGACGGCGGCCAGTGCGGCCAGTATGGGTGACGATATGCCGCCTCCGCCGCCGCCGGCTTCCCCACCACCGCCGCCAGCGCCCGAGCCGCCGGCTGGAGTGTAA
- a CDS encoding trans-sulfuration enzyme family protein, which translates to MTRIYDEDLTGGMATRAIHAGQRPDPVSGAIMTPLYLTSTYVQESIGVNKGYEYARGKNPTRQALERNVATLEGGTHGFAFGSGMGCLDSIMKLFRAGDHIVCGENVYGGTFRLFDRILRHFGLSFTYVDTDDPQRVADAMTSSTRALLVETPTNPLMRLTDLAAMSDIAKRHQALLIVDNTFATPIFQRPLELGADIVWHSTTKYINGHSDMIGGLAVVLEDELADRLQFILNAAGAVPGPFDAWLALRGTKTLPLRMKQHDLNGRAVGAWLLERLGEDRVIYPGLAHHPHHELAKKQMSGFGGMMTLDLKTIDNARKFLERVRVFSLAESLGGVESLTNHPFSMTHGSVPADIKIAMGLNDGMVRLSCGIEDAEDLIADLDGALEGI; encoded by the coding sequence ATGACGCGCATTTACGACGAAGACCTCACGGGTGGCATGGCCACTCGCGCCATCCACGCCGGCCAGCGCCCCGACCCGGTGTCGGGTGCCATCATGACACCGCTCTACCTCACGTCCACCTACGTGCAGGAAAGCATCGGCGTCAACAAGGGGTACGAATACGCCCGCGGGAAGAATCCCACCCGACAGGCGCTCGAACGGAACGTCGCGACACTCGAGGGCGGTACGCACGGGTTCGCGTTCGGCAGCGGCATGGGCTGCCTCGACTCGATCATGAAGCTGTTCCGCGCCGGTGATCACATCGTGTGCGGGGAGAACGTGTACGGTGGCACGTTCCGTTTGTTTGATCGAATCCTGCGTCATTTCGGCTTGTCGTTCACGTACGTGGATACGGATGATCCGCAGCGGGTGGCTGATGCGATGACGTCGTCAACCCGAGCACTGCTCGTGGAGACGCCGACGAACCCCCTTATGCGACTCACCGACCTGGCCGCCATGAGCGACATCGCCAAGCGACACCAGGCGCTACTGATCGTGGACAACACCTTCGCGACGCCGATCTTCCAGCGTCCGTTGGAGCTGGGCGCCGACATCGTCTGGCATTCGACCACGAAGTACATCAACGGTCACTCTGATATGATCGGCGGGCTCGCGGTCGTTCTTGAGGATGAGCTGGCCGATCGGCTCCAATTCATCCTGAACGCGGCCGGCGCCGTCCCTGGCCCGTTCGATGCGTGGCTGGCCCTGCGCGGTACCAAGACCCTCCCGCTCCGCATGAAGCAGCACGACCTCAATGGCCGCGCTGTGGGCGCATGGCTGCTGGAGCGGTTGGGCGAAGACCGGGTGATCTATCCGGGCCTCGCGCACCACCCGCACCACGAGCTCGCCAAGAAGCAGATGAGCGGGTTCGGCGGCATGATGACGCTCGACCTCAAGACCATCGACAATGCCCGGAAATTCCTCGAGCGGGTGCGGGTGTTCTCGCTGGCCGAGTCGCTGGGCGGCGTGGAGAGTCTCACCAACCACCCGTTCAGCATGACGCACGGGTCGGTGCCGGCCGACATCAAGATCGCCATGGGACTGAACGACGGCATGGTCCGTCTGTCCTGCGGCATCGAGGACGCGGAGGACCTGATCGCCGATCTCGACGGTGCGCTCGAAGGGATCTAA
- a CDS encoding HD domain-containing phosphohydrolase, with protein sequence MRFASALAGAARRCLIVDDETSMRAVVRRLMQAEGFECLEASCGAEALEIQAATPSPLVLSDYHMPGMDGAQLLTQIRARWPETAVVMITAVSDVDLAVRCLDAGALDYLTKPFAIEELRARVVQALEKRRLLIENQSYRSELEARVALQARKYEELFLAALQSLAEALEVKDSYTWGHSTRVSRYAMAIARELHVAPALLNELELGSRLHDIGKIGVRESVLNKAGPLTDAEYAHVMEHPVIGWRLLAPLLGDMPHALAVVRSHHERFDGHGTPDTLRGHEIPLEARITAVADSFDAMTSGRPYRDGMHVEDAVIELRRCAGSQFDPTCVAAFERALATGAIPRPDRSVQRQTRMQIVA encoded by the coding sequence ATGCGCTTTGCCAGTGCACTCGCCGGCGCCGCGCGCCGCTGTCTGATCGTGGACGACGAAACGTCGATGCGCGCCGTGGTCCGTCGTCTCATGCAGGCCGAAGGTTTCGAATGCCTCGAAGCAAGCTGTGGCGCGGAGGCGCTCGAGATCCAAGCGGCGACCCCGTCGCCGTTGGTGCTTTCCGATTACCACATGCCGGGGATGGACGGCGCGCAGCTGCTGACGCAGATCCGCGCACGTTGGCCCGAGACCGCGGTGGTGATGATCACGGCCGTGTCCGATGTCGACCTGGCCGTACGGTGCCTCGACGCCGGCGCGCTCGACTACCTCACCAAACCCTTCGCGATCGAAGAGCTACGCGCTCGTGTCGTGCAGGCGCTCGAAAAGCGACGGTTGCTCATCGAAAATCAGTCGTATCGCTCTGAGCTCGAGGCGCGGGTCGCGCTGCAAGCACGCAAGTACGAGGAACTGTTTCTCGCCGCCCTGCAGTCGCTGGCGGAAGCGCTCGAAGTGAAGGACTCGTACACATGGGGACACTCCACGCGCGTGAGCCGGTACGCGATGGCGATCGCCCGTGAGCTGCATGTCGCGCCGGCCCTGCTAAACGAGCTCGAACTCGGCAGCCGCTTGCATGATATCGGCAAGATCGGCGTGCGTGAATCCGTGCTGAACAAGGCTGGTCCGCTCACCGATGCCGAGTACGCACACGTGATGGAGCACCCGGTGATCGGATGGCGACTGCTGGCACCTTTGCTGGGCGACATGCCGCACGCGCTGGCCGTGGTGCGCTCGCACCATGAACGATTCGACGGACACGGTACGCCCGACACCCTGCGTGGTCACGAGATCCCACTCGAGGCGCGCATCACGGCCGTCGCCGACTCGTTCGACGCCATGACGAGCGGCCGACCGTATCGCGATGGCATGCACGTCGAGGACGCGGTGATCGAACTCCGGCGCTGTGCCGGGTCGCAATTCGATCCGACGTGCGTGGCCGCCTTCGAGCGGGCACTGGCCACCGGTGCGATTCCGCGTCCCGATCGCAGCGTGCAGCGTCAAACCCGCATGCAAATCGTCGCTTAA
- a CDS encoding AMP-binding protein: MSDPLALLPLAIAAGGGRLGPFDASQLVAAGLTLLQRSAPLVRALAGKRSAILLTDGPELLVALAASDGRGALLLRIDATPEEIAWQLADAEVGAVFTRRTLVSRLPEGLPVVLLDDAPRQAQVVVPGRTNDVDLGSHHGLELEGDTAAEGRHEECVVVYGASGRREVHTHRDLISAGRAAVRELLLTPVDHVLSLLPCSDPDALAVCVAAPLMAGARVSFLSPRSADDVLTALEPGDVSMLAGRWHTATGPRVAAYGATSAIHQLRDGQLVLA, translated from the coding sequence ATGTCCGATCCACTTGCCCTCCTCCCGCTCGCCATCGCGGCCGGCGGCGGCCGTCTCGGCCCGTTTGACGCGTCGCAACTGGTGGCCGCCGGACTCACGCTCCTGCAGCGATCGGCCCCGCTGGTGCGCGCGCTTGCCGGCAAGCGATCGGCGATCCTTCTCACGGACGGCCCCGAATTGCTGGTGGCCCTCGCAGCGTCCGACGGACGGGGCGCTCTGCTGCTCCGGATAGACGCGACGCCGGAGGAGATTGCGTGGCAGCTCGCCGACGCCGAGGTGGGCGCGGTGTTCACCCGCCGGACGCTCGTGAGCCGGCTGCCCGAGGGCCTGCCCGTGGTGCTGCTCGACGATGCGCCGCGTCAGGCGCAGGTGGTCGTGCCGGGTCGCACGAATGACGTCGATCTGGGATCGCACCACGGACTCGAGCTCGAAGGGGATACGGCCGCGGAGGGCCGCCACGAGGAGTGTGTCGTGGTCTATGGCGCTTCGGGACGGCGCGAAGTGCACACCCATCGCGACCTGATTTCCGCCGGACGCGCGGCGGTCAGGGAGTTGCTGCTCACGCCCGTTGATCACGTGTTGTCGCTGTTACCGTGCAGCGATCCGGACGCACTGGCGGTGTGCGTGGCGGCCCCCCTGATGGCCGGCGCCCGTGTGTCATTCCTCTCGCCGCGCAGCGCCGACGACGTACTGACCGCCCTCGAACCGGGCGATGTCTCCATGCTAGCCGGTCGATGGCACACCGCGACCGGCCCTCGCGTCGCGGCGTATGGCGCCACGAGCGCCATACACCAGCTCCGCGACGGACAGCTGGTGCTCGCTTAA
- the glmM gene encoding phosphoglucosamine mutase, giving the protein MAFEGLMVSVSGVRGRVGYGLTPEVVATFAAAFGAWASRHGSRTIVVGRDSRVSGPMFTRIVHGALESVGCTVIDIGMAPTPTIQLAVEHHHAAGGLGITASHNPIEWNALKFIGSSGLFLSADEGAEMRALMESGIPRATWDALGEIVHDTEAVQRHIDQVLALPYLDVAGIRARRFRVALDCCRGAGGVIMPQLLTELGCEVYAINMEADGQFHRPPEPVAENLGELAALVKATEADIGFATDPDVDRLALVLDNGIAPGEDYTLALAARTVLRHRPGPVVTNLSTSKVVADVARDAGVPFHFAKVGEVNVAMTMRDLGATIGGEGNGGVILPEMHLGRDAPVGAALLLQLMLEEARPLSEVIAERPKYVIVKDKLDRPEAPLDAVYVALRAAFPDAVADTQDGLRLDWPDRWVHLRPSGTEPIVRVIAEGPTEQDARTLIMQAREPLSALGSL; this is encoded by the coding sequence ATGGCTTTCGAAGGGCTGATGGTGAGTGTGTCCGGTGTGCGCGGACGTGTCGGATATGGGCTGACTCCTGAAGTCGTGGCGACATTCGCCGCCGCCTTCGGCGCGTGGGCCTCGCGGCACGGTTCACGCACGATCGTCGTGGGGCGTGACAGTCGGGTCTCCGGACCGATGTTCACGCGCATCGTGCATGGTGCACTGGAGTCGGTTGGCTGCACCGTGATCGACATCGGCATGGCGCCCACTCCCACCATTCAGTTGGCTGTCGAACACCACCACGCGGCCGGCGGCCTTGGCATCACGGCGAGCCACAACCCGATCGAGTGGAACGCCCTCAAGTTCATTGGTTCCTCAGGGCTCTTCCTATCGGCTGACGAAGGCGCCGAAATGCGCGCCCTGATGGAGAGCGGCATTCCGCGAGCGACCTGGGACGCGCTCGGCGAGATCGTACACGACACGGAGGCCGTCCAGCGTCACATCGATCAGGTGCTGGCGCTGCCGTACCTCGATGTGGCCGGTATCCGGGCCCGTCGCTTCCGTGTCGCGCTCGATTGCTGCCGCGGCGCGGGGGGCGTCATCATGCCACAGCTCCTTACCGAGCTCGGCTGCGAGGTGTACGCGATCAACATGGAAGCCGACGGCCAGTTTCATCGTCCGCCGGAGCCGGTTGCGGAGAACCTCGGTGAGTTGGCCGCGCTCGTGAAGGCCACCGAAGCTGATATCGGGTTCGCGACGGACCCCGACGTGGATCGCCTCGCGCTCGTGCTCGACAACGGCATCGCACCGGGCGAGGACTACACGCTGGCCTTGGCGGCCCGCACCGTGCTCCGGCACCGACCGGGCCCGGTGGTGACCAACCTCTCCACGAGCAAGGTCGTGGCCGACGTGGCCCGCGACGCGGGCGTGCCCTTCCATTTCGCCAAAGTGGGCGAGGTGAACGTAGCGATGACCATGCGTGACCTGGGCGCGACGATCGGCGGCGAGGGCAATGGCGGCGTCATCCTTCCGGAAATGCATTTGGGACGGGATGCGCCGGTCGGCGCGGCGCTGTTGTTGCAATTGATGTTGGAGGAAGCTCGTCCGTTGTCGGAGGTGATCGCCGAGCGGCCGAAGTACGTGATCGTGAAGGACAAGCTGGATCGTCCGGAGGCACCGCTCGACGCCGTCTATGTGGCGCTGCGCGCCGCATTTCCGGACGCCGTGGCCGATACTCAAGATGGACTCCGGCTGGATTGGCCCGACCGCTGGGTGCACCTGCGCCCGTCGGGGACCGAACCAATCGTACGCGTGATTGCGGAAGGACCCACCGAGCAGGATGCGCGCACGTTGATCATGCAGGCCCGGGAGCCGCTGTCGGCTCTCGGATCACTCTAG
- the glmS gene encoding glutamine--fructose-6-phosphate transaminase (isomerizing), whose amino-acid sequence MCGIVGYVGDRIATPMLLEGLKRLEYRGYDSAGVAIMNGKGVETRRAAGKISRLEAAIAIDPPQGTMGIAHTRWATHGPPTEVNAHPHASQNGKIAVVHNGIIENATALKAGLEARGFVFKSDTDTEVLAHLIEAAYAGNLEAAVIEALRQCDGTYGLAAITSDEKDKIVAARKGSPLLIGVGENEYFIASDASAILAHTRNVVYLDDGDIAVVTRDGYKVMDLDSAIRDKPVTRIEWDLQQIERGGYPHFMLKEIFEQPTTVENTMRGRLILEEGFSKLGGLNISKEDLLKVDNIIITACGTSWHSALIGEMMIEELCRIPVEVEYASEFRYRNPIVTPTTLCIVISQSGETADTLAAMREAKRRGARTLGLVNVVGSTIAREDDGGIYLHAGPEIGVASTKAFTSQVVALALFTLKLARLKNLSVARGREIAQALADLPAQIQSILDRAPEIEELAEEFKRASNFLYLGRGYNFPAALEGALKLKEISYIHAEGYPAAEMKHGPIALIDEMMPVVCIAPHDAVFDKITSNIQEVKARKGKIIAITTREEPSLAGKLDYEFRIPETVDLLTPILASVPLQLLAYYIAVKRGCNVDQPRNLAKSVTVE is encoded by the coding sequence ATGTGCGGAATCGTCGGCTACGTTGGTGATCGGATCGCGACCCCCATGCTGCTCGAAGGGCTGAAGCGCCTCGAGTATCGTGGGTACGACTCGGCGGGCGTCGCCATCATGAACGGCAAGGGTGTCGAAACGCGCCGAGCCGCGGGCAAGATCTCGCGTCTCGAGGCGGCGATCGCCATCGATCCGCCGCAGGGCACGATGGGTATCGCCCACACGCGTTGGGCCACGCATGGTCCGCCAACGGAAGTCAATGCGCACCCGCACGCGAGCCAGAACGGCAAGATCGCGGTGGTGCACAATGGCATCATCGAGAACGCCACGGCGCTCAAAGCCGGGCTGGAAGCTCGCGGATTCGTGTTCAAGTCGGACACCGATACCGAAGTGCTCGCCCACCTCATCGAGGCGGCCTATGCCGGCAACCTCGAAGCGGCCGTGATCGAAGCGCTGCGCCAGTGCGATGGCACCTACGGTCTCGCCGCCATCACGAGTGACGAGAAAGACAAGATCGTGGCCGCGCGAAAGGGCAGCCCGCTGTTGATCGGTGTCGGCGAAAACGAATACTTCATTGCATCCGACGCCTCGGCGATTCTGGCACACACGCGCAACGTTGTCTACCTCGACGACGGCGACATCGCCGTCGTGACGCGCGACGGCTACAAGGTGATGGACCTCGATTCGGCGATTCGCGACAAGCCCGTCACGCGTATCGAGTGGGATCTGCAGCAGATCGAGCGTGGTGGCTATCCGCACTTCATGCTCAAGGAGATCTTCGAGCAGCCAACCACAGTGGAGAACACCATGCGTGGTCGCCTCATTCTCGAGGAAGGCTTCTCGAAGCTCGGTGGTCTGAACATTTCGAAGGAAGACCTGCTCAAGGTCGACAACATCATCATCACCGCGTGCGGCACGAGTTGGCACTCCGCGCTCATCGGCGAGATGATGATCGAAGAGCTGTGCCGCATCCCCGTGGAAGTGGAGTACGCGTCGGAGTTCCGCTATCGCAATCCGATCGTGACGCCGACCACGCTGTGCATCGTCATCTCGCAGTCGGGCGAAACGGCGGACACGCTCGCCGCCATGCGCGAAGCGAAGCGTCGCGGTGCCCGCACCCTCGGACTCGTGAACGTGGTCGGTTCCACGATCGCGCGCGAAGATGACGGCGGTATCTATCTGCACGCCGGCCCGGAAATCGGTGTGGCGTCGACCAAGGCGTTCACCAGCCAGGTCGTGGCGTTGGCCCTGTTCACGCTCAAGCTCGCGCGCCTCAAGAATCTGAGTGTGGCACGTGGTCGCGAGATCGCACAGGCCTTGGCCGACCTCCCGGCGCAGATCCAATCCATTCTGGATCGCGCTCCGGAAATCGAAGAACTCGCCGAAGAATTCAAGCGCGCGTCCAATTTCCTGTACCTCGGCCGCGGCTACAATTTCCCGGCGGCGCTCGAAGGCGCGCTCAAGCTCAAGGAAATTTCCTACATCCACGCCGAAGGCTACCCGGCGGCCGAGATGAAGCACGGCCCCATCGCGCTCATCGACGAGATGATGCCGGTGGTCTGCATCGCGCCGCATGATGCGGTGTTCGACAAGATCACGTCGAACATCCAGGAGGTGAAGGCGCGCAAGGGCAAGATCATCGCGATCACCACGCGCGAAGAGCCGTCGCTGGCCGGCAAGCTCGATTACGAGTTCCGCATCCCTGAAACGGTCGACCTGCTCACACCGATCCTGGCCAGCGTCCCGCTGCAGCTGCTGGCCTACTACATCGCCGTCAAGCGTGGCTGCAACGTCGACCAGCCGCGTAACCTCGCCAAGTCGGTGACGGTCGAGTAA